One Gemmatimonadota bacterium genomic window, CCGTGAATTGATGGCTGAGTATCACCAGCGACGTTATGGTCCCAATAACCTCACGTTTGTTATTACAGGTGCGTTTGATCGCGATGAGATTATTCGCGCGGTTGACGCACATTGCGGAGACTGGCAGGTGTCTGATCATGGGCGCGACCAATCTATTCCGACTTTTCACGCTTCAAATCGCGTTGTGCAACGCGATGGTGTGGCGCGCGAACATATCGCGCTTGCGCTTCCCGCGCCACCGTCTTCCGATGACCATGCCGCTACTGCGGATCTGCTTTCTGTTTATTTGGGCGCATCGACCAATAGCCGACTCTACTGGTCTATTATTCAACAGGGTCTGGCTGATGAAGCGTCGGCAGAGTATATCAATTTTAGCGATGCCGGGCTTTTTTATGTTTATCTGTCCGTGGATCCGCAAAATGCGTCTCAGGTTCTCGATATTGTGCGGCGCGAGATGGCAGATTTAAAAAATGGTGTTGATAATGACGCGCTCCAACGCGCCAAGACCAAGCAGGCTACGGGTATTATTTGCAGTGGGGAAAACGGTCTTTCTCGCTTTTCTCAAATTGTGGGTAGTCTGAGTACTGATACGCCGCTCAAAACGCTCGAGGAAGAACGCGCGGAGATCGATGCTGTTACGCCAGAGCGCATTGCCGATTATCTCGAACAATATCCTCTCGATTCGGATCCCGCGCTTGTCGCTCTCGGTCCAATGGAAAAATTGAATTAAGCCTTTGGATCCAGTGCGTCTCGCAGACCATCGCCGACCAGATTAAATGCCAGTACTGTGAAAAAGATCGCTCCACCGGGGAAGGTGAGTACCCAGGGTGCGCGCACAATCAGTTCGCGTCCTTGACTCAACATCGCCCCCCATTCAGGTGTTGGGGGTTGCGCGCCCAGGCCGAGAAAGCTCAGTCCCGCAGCGTCGAGGATCGCGGTTGCCAATCCCAATGTCGCCTGGACGATTAATGGGGCGAGACAATTGGGCAGGACGGCCACACAAAGTATGCGCCAATCCGATGCTCCCAGGGCGCGTGCGGCCATGACATAATCGGTTTCTCGCACGGTTAAGACGGACGCGCGAATCAGGCGCGCATATTGCGGCATAGCTACAATGCCGACGGCCAACATCGCATTTTCCAGACCGGGTCCCAAAATAGCTACGATGCCAATTGCGAGCAATATGCTCGGAAAGGC contains:
- a CDS encoding ABC transporter permease, whose translation is MSHIQDTLQTPPQTTALLIWQRLRKNRLSIVGSVLIGGFLLLAFAAPLIAPADPMAQALYNRLSPPTLEHPFGTDDFGRDILSRVIYGARISLRVGVFAVLIALILGTCIGVVAGYWGGWIDQILMRMMDLLLAFPSILLAIGIVAILGPGLENAMLAVGIVAMPQYARLIRASVLTVRETDYVMAARALGASDWRILCVAVLPNCLAPLIVQATLGLATAILDAAGLSFLGLGAQPPTPEWGAMLSQGRELIVRAPWVLTFPGGAIFFTVLAFNLVGDGLRDALDPKA
- a CDS encoding pitrilysin family protein; this translates as MSSPFSTHTLDNGLTLVFETIPRIRSAALGFFAQTGSRDEASDLLGISHFLEHMCFKGTPRRDWRQLSLDVDDLGAMWNAYTWWEGTAYFHWVQSDRATDSIEILSDMMCSNLPSDEFDMEKKVILEEIAMYHDQPDALIIDDLIQEAFGTHPLGQSVLGTEDTVKSITRELMAEYHQRRYGPNNLTFVITGAFDRDEIIRAVDAHCGDWQVSDHGRDQSIPTFHASNRVVQRDGVAREHIALALPAPPSSDDHAATADLLSVYLGASTNSRLYWSIIQQGLADEASAEYINFSDAGLFYVYLSVDPQNASQVLDIVRREMADLKNGVDNDALQRAKTKQATGIICSGENGLSRFSQIVGSLSTDTPLKTLEEERAEIDAVTPERIADYLEQYPLDSDPALVALGPMEKLN